The following coding sequences are from one Epinephelus fuscoguttatus linkage group LG5, E.fuscoguttatus.final_Chr_v1 window:
- the pxylp1 gene encoding 2-phosphoxylose phosphatase 1 isoform X1 produces MSSSVRGWTSSYQAVVKMVSAFAAHLLLFLVSVNLIPTTPILEERPFQAADGGVGQALGKSRKRVFPAPHTQEPNPISEAYGYCNTPNRTEHSWEGHSPADYKLLSVQVMIRHGDRYPLYYIPKTKRPAIDCTLSFSRKPSHPLLNPFIRHMGQGSRGHWDSPLGSVPRLPNHNACEMGELTQTGVVQHLRNGQLLQQAYKRHIFLPSDWSPRQLWFETTGKSRTLQSGLAFLYGFLPDFDWSKVTVRHQWSTLFCGSACDCPARNRYLEEEQRRQYRLRVSDTELERTYANMARTLGLPTRQLRAANPIDSLLCHLCHGISFPCVPMGDGTRGCLTMAQFAVIRRQQLDDEVDRRRVGLYHKYAILAMYPYLNRTATKMERVAKDNEAGRQPRAGAEEVFTLSSGHDVTVAPLLSALGLEEARFPRFAARLVFELWKSPPATQGQAKKKAGKGEKSKAKDGELFIRVLYNGEDVTFHTTFCRSHDRHANQPLCPLKNFLSFVRRDMFSVVNATSYQEACYRRAG; encoded by the exons ATGAGCTCCAGTGTGCGTGGCTGGACCTCAAGCTACCAAGCAGTCGTCAAAATGGTCTCCGCTTTCGCCGCAcaccttctcctcttcctcgtcaGTG TGAACCTGATCCCCACCACTCCCATACTGGAGGAGCGCCCCTTCCAGGCTGCAGATGGAGGTGTTGGGCAGGCTCTGGGGAAGAGCAGGAAGAGGGTGTTCCCCGCGCCTCACACCCAGGAGCCCAACCCCATATCTGAGGCTTACGGTTACTGTAACACCCCGAACCGCACCGAACATTCCTGGGAAG GTCACAGTCCTGCTGACTAcaagctgctgtctgtccagGTGATGATTCGCCATGGTGACCGCTATCCACTCTACTACATCCCCAAGACCAAACGGCCCGCCATTGACTGCACCTTGTCCTTCAGCAG GAAGCCTTCCCACCCCCTGCTGAACCCCTTCATCCGTCACATGGGTCAGGGAAGTCGCGGCCACTGGGATTCACCACTGGGCTCCGTTCCTCGTCTGCCCAACCACAATGCCTGTGAGATGGGAGAACTCACGCAGACAG GTGTGGTGCAGCACCTGCGCAACGGGCAGCTCCTGCAGCAAGCCTACAAGCGCCACATTTTCCTCCCCTCCGACTGGTCACCCCGCCAGCTATGGTTTGAGACCACAGGTAAGAGCCGCACTCTCCAGAGTGGACTGGCCTTCCTCTACGGCTTCCTCCCAGACTTTGATTGGTCAAAAGTGACTGTGCGGCACCAGTGGAGCACGTTGTTCTGCGGCTCGGCCTGCGACTGCCCCGCCAGGAACAGATACCTGGAGGAAGAACAGAGGAGGCAGTATCGGCTCAGAGTGAGTGATACCGAACTTGAGAGGACCTACGCCAATATGGCACGGACTTTGGGTCTGCCGACCCGCCAGCTCCGAGCTGCAAACCCTATAGACTCGCTGCTGTGCCACCTCTGTCATGGCATCTCGTTCCCATGCGTTCCTATGGGAGATGGCACCAGAGGGTGTCTGACAATGGCCCAGTTTGCTGTGATTCGCAGACAGCAGCTAGATGATGAGGTGGATCGGAGGAGGGTGGGGCTGTACCATAAATACGCCATCCTCGCCATGTACCCCTACCTCAACCGAACTGCCACCAAGATGGAGCGTGTTGCCAAGGACAATGAGGCTGGCAGACAGCCTCGTGCAGGGGCCGAGGAGGTCTTTACCCTCTCTTCAGGCCACGACGTGACCGTGGCCCCACTGCTGAGCGCCCTGGGACTAGAGGAGGCCCGCTTTCCACGGTTTGCAGCGAGGCTAGTCTTTGAATTGTGGAAAAGTCCCCCAGCCACGCAAGGACAAGCAAAGAAGAAAGCTGGTAAAGGTGAGAAGTCCAAGGCGAAAGACGGGGAACTGTTCATCAGGGTGCTGTACAACGGCGAGGATGTGACATTTCACACCACCTTCTGTCGCTCCCACGACCGCCACGCCAACCAGCCCCTCTGCCCTCTGAAGAACTTCCTGTCTTTTGTCAGGAGAGACATGTTCAGTGTTGTCAACGCTACTTCCTACCAGGAGGCCTGCTACAGGCGTGCTGGTTGA
- the pxylp1 gene encoding 2-phosphoxylose phosphatase 1 isoform X2, producing MLARNRFLLLVAVGGAALAIISLSLQFLNLIPTTPILEERPFQAADGGVGQALGKSRKRVFPAPHTQEPNPISEAYGYCNTPNRTEHSWEGHSPADYKLLSVQVMIRHGDRYPLYYIPKTKRPAIDCTLSFSRKPSHPLLNPFIRHMGQGSRGHWDSPLGSVPRLPNHNACEMGELTQTGVVQHLRNGQLLQQAYKRHIFLPSDWSPRQLWFETTGKSRTLQSGLAFLYGFLPDFDWSKVTVRHQWSTLFCGSACDCPARNRYLEEEQRRQYRLRVSDTELERTYANMARTLGLPTRQLRAANPIDSLLCHLCHGISFPCVPMGDGTRGCLTMAQFAVIRRQQLDDEVDRRRVGLYHKYAILAMYPYLNRTATKMERVAKDNEAGRQPRAGAEEVFTLSSGHDVTVAPLLSALGLEEARFPRFAARLVFELWKSPPATQGQAKKKAGKGEKSKAKDGELFIRVLYNGEDVTFHTTFCRSHDRHANQPLCPLKNFLSFVRRDMFSVVNATSYQEACYRRAG from the exons TGAACCTGATCCCCACCACTCCCATACTGGAGGAGCGCCCCTTCCAGGCTGCAGATGGAGGTGTTGGGCAGGCTCTGGGGAAGAGCAGGAAGAGGGTGTTCCCCGCGCCTCACACCCAGGAGCCCAACCCCATATCTGAGGCTTACGGTTACTGTAACACCCCGAACCGCACCGAACATTCCTGGGAAG GTCACAGTCCTGCTGACTAcaagctgctgtctgtccagGTGATGATTCGCCATGGTGACCGCTATCCACTCTACTACATCCCCAAGACCAAACGGCCCGCCATTGACTGCACCTTGTCCTTCAGCAG GAAGCCTTCCCACCCCCTGCTGAACCCCTTCATCCGTCACATGGGTCAGGGAAGTCGCGGCCACTGGGATTCACCACTGGGCTCCGTTCCTCGTCTGCCCAACCACAATGCCTGTGAGATGGGAGAACTCACGCAGACAG GTGTGGTGCAGCACCTGCGCAACGGGCAGCTCCTGCAGCAAGCCTACAAGCGCCACATTTTCCTCCCCTCCGACTGGTCACCCCGCCAGCTATGGTTTGAGACCACAGGTAAGAGCCGCACTCTCCAGAGTGGACTGGCCTTCCTCTACGGCTTCCTCCCAGACTTTGATTGGTCAAAAGTGACTGTGCGGCACCAGTGGAGCACGTTGTTCTGCGGCTCGGCCTGCGACTGCCCCGCCAGGAACAGATACCTGGAGGAAGAACAGAGGAGGCAGTATCGGCTCAGAGTGAGTGATACCGAACTTGAGAGGACCTACGCCAATATGGCACGGACTTTGGGTCTGCCGACCCGCCAGCTCCGAGCTGCAAACCCTATAGACTCGCTGCTGTGCCACCTCTGTCATGGCATCTCGTTCCCATGCGTTCCTATGGGAGATGGCACCAGAGGGTGTCTGACAATGGCCCAGTTTGCTGTGATTCGCAGACAGCAGCTAGATGATGAGGTGGATCGGAGGAGGGTGGGGCTGTACCATAAATACGCCATCCTCGCCATGTACCCCTACCTCAACCGAACTGCCACCAAGATGGAGCGTGTTGCCAAGGACAATGAGGCTGGCAGACAGCCTCGTGCAGGGGCCGAGGAGGTCTTTACCCTCTCTTCAGGCCACGACGTGACCGTGGCCCCACTGCTGAGCGCCCTGGGACTAGAGGAGGCCCGCTTTCCACGGTTTGCAGCGAGGCTAGTCTTTGAATTGTGGAAAAGTCCCCCAGCCACGCAAGGACAAGCAAAGAAGAAAGCTGGTAAAGGTGAGAAGTCCAAGGCGAAAGACGGGGAACTGTTCATCAGGGTGCTGTACAACGGCGAGGATGTGACATTTCACACCACCTTCTGTCGCTCCCACGACCGCCACGCCAACCAGCCCCTCTGCCCTCTGAAGAACTTCCTGTCTTTTGTCAGGAGAGACATGTTCAGTGTTGTCAACGCTACTTCCTACCAGGAGGCCTGCTACAGGCGTGCTGGTTGA